The stretch of DNA GTAGAAATGATTTCTTGTAGCTGAGTGTGGTTATAAGGACCAAAACAAAGTCTCTGTATTCCCATTCTGCTTGAAATCCGAGGAAGCAACTTCTCTGGAAGATCCATAGTGTTTGCTATTCCCAACACAATCAATTTAGAGTTAGGCTTGGTAGGCCAATCCAGAATGTTGTATAAAACCGACTGATTTCTAGTGACTAGAAGGTCAAGTTCGTCGATGAGAAGTATGCAAGGCTTGTCATCCTCTTTACCAATCTTTTTTCCTTCTGCAAACCTCTCATTCAGAGAGTGTAAAGCTTTCTTCCAACCGA from Camelina sativa cultivar DH55 unplaced genomic scaffold, Cs unpScaffold06138, whole genome shotgun sequence encodes:
- the LOC109131837 gene encoding origin of replication complex subunit 1B-like, whose translation is DQCLGRCMYIHGVPGTGKTISVLSVMKNLKAEVEAGNVNPYCFVEINGLKLASPENIYSVIYEALSGHRVGWKKALHSLNERFAEGKKIGKEDDKPCILLIDELDLLVTRNQSVLYNILDWPTKPNSKLIVLGIANTMDLPEKLLPRISSRMGIQRLCFGPYNHTQLQEII